A region of the Halalkalibaculum roseum genome:
AGGCTGTTGCAATTGCTGAAGAGTTCTTTCCCAGAGGTACCAAGCTGGTGTCTACCAAAAGTCGACACACCCGATTTACCAACTCCTATTACTCACGCAGGGATGGCGAATATAAGGAAGAGCCGGTCATCGTATTGATCGATGAAGGATCGGCATCGGCCAGTGAAATTGTCAGTGGTGCCATTCAGGATCATGACAGGGGACTGATCGTTGGTCGCCGTTCTTTCGGCAAGGGCTTGGTACAGCAGCAGTATGGACTCGTGGATTCCAGCAAAATTCGTGTAACGATATCAAAGTATTACACCCCTTCTGGTCGGCTGATTCAAAAACCTTATTCGAAAGAAGGCAGTGAATCGTATGCCTATGAGATTTATGAACGTAATGATGATCCTAACGGCGACGTGAAAGAATTTATTGACCATGTCCCCGATTCATTAAGATACTATACCGATGCCGGACGTACAGTCTATGGAGGCGGCGGTGTAGTCCCTGATAAGATTGTTCAGCCCGATACTTCCCAATCTGCATTGGTCGTCAATTTCATGATGCGCGAACAAATCGCCTTTAACTTTGTCCGCAATTACCTGGACAATTATGATGAAGAGTTCCGCAGTAAATGGGAAGGCGACTTTGAGCAATTCCGGAAGGATTTCACCTGGGATGAAAAAGATAAACAGGAAATTTACGCTATGTTCAAAGACCATAATATGGTTGTAGCAGATACGCTTACCGACCCTACTTTCCGTAATGATTCGCTTTTTGTTCCAAAAGGTCATTATGAAGAAATAGAATGGATGCCGCTAGGCTATGCCAAAGCTTCCCTGGCACGACAAGTTTGGGGTCAGAAACAATTTTATCCTGTTTTCCAGGATATCTTCGACAATGTACTAGAGAAAGTGGGATCTTTTTGGGACGAGGTCCATGCCCTAGAGGAATACGCAGCAAACCATCAGAAACCGGTCATGGAAGGAAAGGACTAGAGGAGAAAGGGAGACTGGGAAAAGTTCGACCAAAAAGTCTGGGCTCCTTCAAGCGTGGACGCTTGAAGGAGGAATTAGTGACAAGTGTGAACGCTCGTCACAGCTTTATTATGATTTTAAACAGCTTCCTATCATTTTCAATTCTTGCTCCCGGCTCAGGGAGAGTTGTACTCCCGTGAATCGATTCTTGCCACAGTATCAAACGTGGTCCCTTGATTAAACTAATCAATTACCTGTTATCAGTTCATCAAATAAACTGACTGAGAAATACTACAGCCGCGGTTTCCGCTCGCAGTCGGTTTTTTCCCAACGATATTACTTGCCCACCCTTGTCAATTGTCATTCGAATCTCTTTCTCTGAAAACCCCCCTTCAGGTCCCACAAGCAGCATCGTTTTATTTTTTTTCCGCTGTTCAATACTGATCCCTGATTTTGCCTCTGCTTTTTCATGCGCAACCAGAACTTGATGATCAAAGTAGGTATCAAGCACGGATTCTACATTATCAAGAATCGTAATCTCAGGCAGATGGGCACGCAGGCTTTGTTTCATGGCCGATAAAGCTGTCATTTCCAGACGGTCTATTCTGATATTTTCTTTTATCGTATGACGGCTTCTGAATAGGACGATCTCTTTTACCCCGAGTTCGACCGACTTTTCAACTGCAAACTCCAGACGATCTCTTTTCTTTATAATTCCCATAGCCAACACTATCTCAGGGGTTGGAGAAGAAATTTGTTTGGCATGCTCTATGGTTGCCTTAACAATGGAACCGGCAACTTGTGCTATGGTGCAATCATACCAACCACCCGTCCCATCCACAATGTTTATGGTATCACCTTCACGGTATCGCAAGACCTTGGTAGCATGTTTTGCTTCCTGTCCGCTGAGCTCAATATGTGAATCGTAAACCTGTTTGGGTGGGGCGTAAAAAATATTCATGATTTGCTTGATTCAATTCCTGAATAATCTAGTACGAGCACAAATCATCAGCTTGTTTTCTTTTTCCTGTAGTAAGCTCCGGGTGTGAATTCGGTTTCACCGGTTTCTAATACCATTTCAACATAGGGGCTGCATAATCCACAACCGCTACTGCAGTATTTTCGCTCTT
Encoded here:
- a CDS encoding RsmE family RNA methyltransferase, which gives rise to MNIFYAPPKQVYDSHIELSGQEAKHATKVLRYREGDTINIVDGTGGWYDCTIAQVAGSIVKATIEHAKQISSPTPEIVLAMGIIKKRDRLEFAVEKSVELGVKEIVLFRSRHTIKENIRIDRLEMTALSAMKQSLRAHLPEITILDNVESVLDTYFDHQVLVAHEKAEAKSGISIEQRKKNKTMLLVGPEGGFSEKEIRMTIDKGGQVISLGKNRLRAETAAVVFLSQFI
- a CDS encoding (2Fe-2S)-binding protein → MAYRNVTRCICHSRSFEEIKEYAKEQGISSVEKLQERKYCSSGCGLCSPYVEMVLETGETEFTPGAYYRKKKTS
- a CDS encoding S41 family peptidase is translated as MSFKKFLAPNAAILILLSVFWFAGVDTIVKSHGSDRENIQKYIQTQRRIIDNYVDKVDISELYKSSIKGLVKNLKDSTAMLEGTPADTAFGEVTISSLSESVKRFEDAYLYLANNYPNENMYERTEDALRGMFKSLDPHSVYIEPEQSEDIERNFEGKFQGIGIQFNIIQDTITVITPISGGPSDQLGIRSGDRIIAINDSSAIGFENEDVQDALLGPKGSKVDVTIKRPKVKDPIEFTITRDIIPIYTVDTSYMLDDKTGYIKINRFAATTHEEFMEAMQQMKDIGMEQIVLDLRSNPGGYLAQAVAIAEEFFPRGTKLVSTKSRHTRFTNSYYSRRDGEYKEEPVIVLIDEGSASASEIVSGAIQDHDRGLIVGRRSFGKGLVQQQYGLVDSSKIRVTISKYYTPSGRLIQKPYSKEGSESYAYEIYERNDDPNGDVKEFIDHVPDSLRYYTDAGRTVYGGGGVVPDKIVQPDTSQSALVVNFMMREQIAFNFVRNYLDNYDEEFRSKWEGDFEQFRKDFTWDEKDKQEIYAMFKDHNMVVADTLTDPTFRNDSLFVPKGHYEEIEWMPLGYAKASLARQVWGQKQFYPVFQDIFDNVLEKVGSFWDEVHALEEYAANHQKPVMEGKD